Proteins encoded together in one Pseudomonas arsenicoxydans window:
- a CDS encoding AraC family transcriptional regulator, which yields MSERTTSASWAMGIVKALEMDGLDCRVLFKQLGLDYAALDDPDARFPQDSMTRLWQRAVELSGNPAIGLNMGKVVRPASFHVAGYALMSSRTLAEGFQRLVRYQRIIAESADLSFRLLDEGYALILTVHGDHLPPTRQSAEASLACALALCGWLTGRTLQPRKVLVQGDQPSNLEPYKLAFHAPLVFNAPYDALIFERADMEAPLPTANEAMALLHDRFAGEYLARFSESRVTHKARQVLCRLLPQGEPKRDTVAQTLHLSQRTLQRRLQEEGTSFQTLLDDTRRELAEQYLAQPTMTLLEIAYLLGFADPSNFFRAFRRWFDATPGEYRARLMETPAPVSGARTQECTEQTP from the coding sequence ATGAGCGAACGAACGACTTCTGCAAGCTGGGCGATGGGGATTGTCAAAGCACTGGAGATGGACGGCCTGGATTGTCGGGTTCTGTTCAAGCAGCTGGGGCTCGACTACGCGGCACTGGATGACCCCGATGCGCGCTTCCCGCAAGACTCCATGACACGACTGTGGCAGCGCGCGGTCGAGCTGTCCGGCAACCCCGCAATCGGCCTGAACATGGGCAAAGTGGTGCGCCCGGCGTCCTTTCATGTCGCCGGTTACGCGCTGATGTCCAGCCGGACCCTGGCCGAAGGCTTTCAACGACTGGTGCGCTATCAACGGATCATTGCCGAAAGTGCTGACCTGAGCTTCCGGTTGCTGGATGAAGGGTATGCGCTGATTCTGACGGTCCATGGCGACCATCTGCCGCCGACCCGACAAAGTGCCGAAGCATCGCTGGCCTGTGCGTTGGCGCTGTGTGGCTGGTTGACCGGGCGCACGCTGCAGCCGCGAAAAGTGCTGGTGCAGGGCGATCAGCCGAGCAATCTAGAACCCTACAAACTAGCGTTCCATGCGCCGTTGGTGTTCAACGCGCCTTATGACGCGTTGATCTTCGAACGCGCCGACATGGAGGCGCCGCTACCGACCGCCAACGAGGCGATGGCGTTGCTGCATGACCGGTTTGCCGGTGAGTATCTGGCGCGGTTTTCAGAGAGTCGGGTGACCCACAAGGCGCGGCAGGTGCTGTGCCGTTTGCTGCCCCAGGGCGAGCCCAAGCGCGACACCGTGGCGCAGACGCTGCACTTGTCGCAACGGACCCTGCAGCGACGCTTGCAGGAAGAAGGCACGAGTTTTCAGACGTTGCTGGACGACACGCGACGCGAACTGGCCGAGCAATACCTGGCGCAGCCAACCATGACGCTGCTGGAAATTGCCTACCTGTTGGGGTTTGCCGACCCGAGCAATTTCTTCCGCGCCTTTCGCCGCTGGTTCGACGCCACGCCCGGCGAGTACCGGGCGCGGCTGATGGAAACGCCCGCGCCTGTCAGTGGCGCCAGAACGCAGGAATGCACAGAACAAACACCGTAA
- a CDS encoding HD domain-containing protein produces the protein MNASARFTHMQDGTQEDWAIIAADFSAYAKQLPTRIVTHLKLLEGDFGGFPVDRLTHSLQTASRAWRDGRDEEYVVCALLHDIGDTLGSYNHPDIAAAILKPFVSAENLWMVEKHGIFQGYYFFHHLGMDRHLREQFSGHPQYQATIEFCAKYDAAAFDPAYETLPLSFFEPMMERLFAQPKHSIYKAAMEEHAPA, from the coding sequence ATGAATGCCAGCGCTCGTTTCACCCACATGCAGGATGGCACGCAGGAAGACTGGGCGATCATCGCCGCGGACTTCAGTGCCTACGCGAAGCAACTACCGACACGGATCGTGACGCACCTGAAATTGCTGGAGGGTGATTTTGGCGGCTTCCCGGTTGATCGCCTGACCCATTCCCTGCAAACCGCCAGCCGTGCCTGGCGCGATGGCCGTGATGAAGAATATGTGGTCTGCGCGCTGCTGCACGACATCGGCGACACGCTGGGCTCCTACAACCATCCAGACATTGCCGCGGCGATCCTCAAGCCATTCGTCAGCGCCGAGAACCTGTGGATGGTGGAGAAGCATGGGATCTTCCAGGGCTATTATTTCTTCCATCACCTGGGGATGGACCGGCATCTGCGCGAGCAATTCAGCGGGCATCCGCAATATCAGGCGACCATTGAGTTCTGTGCCAAGTACGATGCGGCGGCGTTTGATCCAGCGTATGAGACGTTACCGCTGAGTTTCTTCGAACCGATGATGGAGCGCTTGTTTGCTCAGCCTAAACACTCGATCTACAAGGCGGCGATGGAAGAGCACGCGCCAGCTTAA
- a CDS encoding UDP-2,3-diacylglucosamine diphosphatase, which translates to MTSAELAKPSRKQRVRTLWISDVHLGTRDCQAEHLSQFLKGYHADKIYLVGDIIDGWKLRSGMYWPQAHTNVIRRLLTMSKRGTEVIYVTGNHDEFLRRYSKLMLGNIQLVDEAVHVTADGRHLLVIHGDQFDVITRYHRWLAFLGDSAYEFTLTLNRWLNHWRARYGYGYWSLSAYLKHKVKTAVSFISDFEEAIAHECVKRELHGVVCGHIHHAEIRKVGEVDYLNCGDWVESCTALIEHWDGSIELYRLADAQAREAELKAIKVAEPA; encoded by the coding sequence ATGACCAGCGCCGAGCTCGCCAAACCCAGCCGTAAGCAACGTGTGCGGACCTTGTGGATTTCCGATGTGCACCTGGGCACCCGGGATTGCCAGGCCGAACACCTGTCGCAGTTTCTCAAGGGCTATCACGCGGACAAGATTTACCTGGTCGGCGACATTATCGACGGCTGGAAACTGCGCAGCGGCATGTACTGGCCACAGGCGCACACCAATGTGATCCGCCGGCTGCTGACCATGAGCAAGCGGGGCACCGAGGTGATCTACGTCACCGGTAACCACGACGAATTCCTGCGCCGTTATTCGAAGCTGATGCTGGGTAACATCCAACTGGTGGACGAGGCGGTGCATGTGACCGCCGATGGCCGCCATCTGCTGGTGATCCACGGCGATCAGTTTGACGTCATCACCCGTTATCACCGCTGGCTGGCCTTTCTTGGCGACTCGGCCTACGAATTCACCCTGACCCTCAACCGCTGGCTGAATCACTGGCGCGCCCGTTATGGCTATGGCTACTGGTCGTTGTCGGCCTACCTCAAGCACAAGGTGAAAACGGCGGTCAGCTTCATCAGCGATTTTGAAGAGGCCATTGCCCACGAATGCGTGAAGCGCGAATTGCACGGTGTGGTGTGCGGGCACATTCACCATGCCGAGATCCGCAAGGTCGGCGAGGTGGACTACCTCAATTGCGGGGATTGGGTGGAGTCGTGTACGGCGTTGATCGAGCATTGGGACGGGTCGATCGAGTTGTATCGGTTGGCGGATGCGCAGGCGCGGGAGGCTGAATTGAAAGCTATCAAAGTCGCAGAGCCGGCGTGA
- a CDS encoding nitroreductase family protein: protein MQALDALLNRVSVPRLIDPAPTAEQREVLFAAAMRAPDHGHLQPWRFLTVEGAAREQMGELLAEAAKLQDSDVSEAALDKARNGPLRAPLVVVVIARLQDHIKYPKSEQLLAAGCAAHGILLAAYAQGIGAVWRTGDLAYSAHVAKRLGLADGEQVIAFLYLGTPQKEPRVAEKVNLAEFVSAWPGKG, encoded by the coding sequence ATGCAGGCTCTCGACGCTTTGCTCAACCGTGTTTCCGTTCCACGACTGATCGACCCGGCACCCACCGCGGAACAACGCGAAGTGCTGTTCGCCGCCGCGATGCGCGCACCCGACCACGGCCACTTGCAGCCTTGGCGCTTCCTGACAGTCGAAGGCGCGGCGCGTGAGCAAATGGGCGAGTTGCTGGCTGAAGCGGCGAAGCTGCAGGACAGCGACGTGTCGGAAGCGGCGCTGGACAAGGCGCGTAACGGTCCATTGCGCGCGCCGTTGGTGGTGGTGGTGATCGCGCGGTTGCAGGATCACATCAAGTATCCGAAGTCCGAGCAGTTGCTGGCAGCGGGGTGTGCGGCTCACGGGATTTTGCTGGCTGCGTATGCGCAAGGCATTGGCGCGGTGTGGCGCACAGGTGATCTGGCCTATTCGGCGCATGTTGCCAAAAGGTTGGGGCTGGCGGACGGTGAGCAGGTCATCGCGTTTCTCTATCTCGGCACGCCGCAGAAAGAACCGCGCGTAGCGGAGAAGGTCAATCTGGCCGAATTCGTCAGCGCATGGCCAGGCAAGGGCTGA
- a CDS encoding TrkH family potassium uptake protein, translating into MALPTLRTIGFIIGIFLITLAIAMVVPMATLVIFDRTSDLPSFLWASMITFVAGLALVIPGRPEHVHLRPRDMYLLTVSSWVVVCIFAALPFLLTQRISYTDSFFESMSGITATGSTVLTGLDTMSPGILMWRSLLHWIGGIGFIGMAVAILPLLRIGGMRLFQTESSDRSEKIMPRSHMVARLIVAAYVGITVLGSLALWWAGMSPFDAINHAMSAISTGGFSTSDQSLAKWTQPAVHWVAIVIMILGSLPFTLYVATLRGNRRALIKDQQVQGLLGMLLVTWLVLGTWYWWTTKLHWLEALRHVALNVTSVVTTTGFALGDYSLWGNFSLMLFFYLGFVGGCSGSTAGGIKIFRFQVAYILLKANLNQLIHPRAVIKQKYNGHRLDEEIVRSILTFSFFFAITICVIALLLSLLGVDWMTALTGAASTVSGVGPGLGETIGPAGNFATLPDAAKWILSFGMLLGRLEIITVFVLCIPAFWRH; encoded by the coding sequence ATGGCGTTGCCGACCTTACGGACTATTGGTTTCATCATCGGCATCTTCCTGATCACGCTGGCCATCGCCATGGTCGTGCCCATGGCCACGCTGGTGATTTTCGACCGCACCAGCGACCTGCCATCGTTCCTCTGGGCGAGCATGATTACCTTTGTCGCCGGCCTTGCACTGGTCATCCCCGGTCGCCCGGAACATGTACACCTGCGTCCACGAGACATGTATTTGCTGACCGTCAGCAGCTGGGTGGTGGTGTGCATCTTCGCTGCGCTGCCCTTTCTGCTGACTCAGCGCATCAGCTACACCGACTCGTTCTTCGAAAGCATGTCCGGCATTACCGCCACCGGGTCGACGGTGCTCACGGGCCTGGACACCATGTCCCCCGGCATCCTGATGTGGCGTTCGCTACTGCACTGGATCGGCGGCATCGGCTTCATCGGCATGGCGGTCGCGATTCTGCCGTTGCTGCGCATCGGTGGCATGCGGCTGTTTCAGACGGAGTCGTCGGACCGTTCCGAAAAAATCATGCCCCGTTCGCACATGGTGGCGCGCCTGATCGTGGCGGCCTATGTCGGCATTACCGTTCTGGGCAGCCTCGCGCTCTGGTGGGCCGGGATGAGTCCGTTCGATGCGATCAACCACGCCATGTCAGCGATTTCCACCGGTGGATTCTCCACGTCCGACCAGTCACTGGCGAAGTGGACACAACCGGCGGTGCACTGGGTGGCGATCGTCATCATGATCCTCGGCAGCCTGCCGTTCACCCTGTATGTGGCGACCTTGCGCGGTAACCGTCGGGCACTGATCAAGGACCAGCAAGTTCAAGGTTTGCTCGGCATGTTGCTGGTGACCTGGCTGGTGCTGGGGACCTGGTATTGGTGGACCACCAAACTGCACTGGCTCGAGGCCCTGCGCCATGTGGCCCTGAACGTGACGTCGGTGGTGACCACCACCGGTTTTGCACTGGGGGACTACAGCCTCTGGGGCAATTTCTCGCTGATGCTGTTTTTCTATCTGGGCTTTGTCGGAGGTTGCTCGGGCTCGACGGCCGGCGGGATCAAAATTTTCCGCTTCCAGGTTGCCTATATTCTGCTCAAGGCCAACCTTAATCAGCTGATTCACCCACGCGCGGTGATCAAGCAGAAGTACAACGGCCACCGTCTCGACGAAGAAATCGTGCGTTCGATCCTGACGTTTTCGTTCTTCTTCGCCATCACCATTTGCGTGATCGCATTGCTGCTGTCGCTGCTCGGCGTGGACTGGATGACCGCCCTGACCGGCGCAGCCAGTACCGTCTCCGGCGTGGGTCCGGGCCTGGGCGAAACCATCGGCCCGGCGGGCAACTTCGCCACCCTGCCGGACGCCGCCAAGTGGATTCTCTCGTTCGGCATGCTGCTGGGACGACTGGAGATCATTACGGTGTTTGTTCTGTGCATTCCTGCGTTCTGGCGCCACTGA
- a CDS encoding Mpo1-like protein, with product MENIRRFNSFAEFYPYYLSEHSNSTCRRLHFVGTSLVIFILALAIGKGAWLMLLALPLAGYSFAWLGHFFFEKNRPATFQHPLYSLLGDFVMYRDMVLGRVPF from the coding sequence GTGGAAAACATCAGACGTTTCAACAGTTTCGCTGAGTTTTACCCGTACTACCTCAGCGAACACAGCAACAGCACTTGTCGACGATTGCATTTTGTCGGTACCAGCCTGGTCATCTTCATTCTGGCATTGGCTATTGGCAAAGGCGCATGGCTGATGTTGCTCGCCTTGCCGCTGGCGGGTTACAGCTTTGCCTGGCTCGGCCATTTCTTCTTCGAGAAGAACCGCCCGGCGACCTTTCAGCACCCTCTTTACAGCCTGCTCGGCGACTTCGTCATGTACCGCGACATGGTGCTGGGTCGGGTGCCGTTCTAG